A segment of the bacterium genome:
TACCGATTCCGCGAGACTCGAGCGTCGTCGCGACCAAGTACTGGCACGAGCTCGAGGATGGGCGGGTGCAGTGCGACCTCTGCCCGCGCTTCTGTAAGCTGCGGGAGGGCCAGAGAGGCTTGTGTTTCGTGCGTGGATGTCAGGACGGGGGCGTGGTGCTCGCGACCTACGGTCGATCGAGCGGATTCTGCGTCGACCCGATCGAAAAGAAGCCGCTCAATCATTTTCTGCCGGGAACGCCGGTGCTCTCTTTCGGTACCGCTGGCTGCAACCTGTTCTGCAAGTTCTGTCAGAACTGGGACATCTCGAAGTCACGCGAGGTCGATACGTTGGCCGACGAGGCGTCACCCGAGGTGATCGCTAGAGCGGCCGAAGGCCTGGGCTGCCGGAGTGTGGCGTTCACCTACAATGACCCGGTCATCTTTCTCGAGTACGCCGTCGACGTCGCCGCGGCCTGTCGCGAGCGCGACATCAGAACCGTCGCGGTCACTGCCGGCGAGATCTGCCCGGAGCCGCGACGCGAGTTCTTCGCTGCGATGGATGCGGCCAATGTCGATCTCAAGGCCTTCACCGAG
Coding sequences within it:
- the amrS gene encoding AmmeMemoRadiSam system radical SAM enzyme, yielding MDVPIPRDSSVVATKYWHELEDGRVQCDLCPRFCKLREGQRGLCFVRGCQDGGVVLATYGRSSGFCVDPIEKKPLNHFLPGTPVLSFGTAGCNLFCKFCQNWDISKSREVDTLADEASPEVIARAAEGLGCRSVAFTYNDPVIFLEYAVDVAAACRERDIRTVAVTAGEICPEPRREFFAAMDAANVDLKAFTESFYRTVCGSELQTALDTLVYLRHETDVWLEITTLLIPGQNDSDSEIDEMTRWVASELGPEVPLHFSAFHPDFKMMDKPPTPPSTLKRARGIALTNGLRYVYTGNVHDESGGSTYCHNCGIKLIGRDWYVMTAWNLDDEGRCASCKTRVSGLFEAVPGDWGSKRQPVRLRDWAA